The proteins below come from a single Ruegeria sp. SCSIO 43209 genomic window:
- the gntH gene encoding guanitoxin biosynthesis MBL fold metallo-hydrolase GntH has product MTKEDNRKDQDDKQVQASDQIEDPSRRSVLKGLATGAAATGAAGFAAGTAEAHEGGGPLGETLKNPYGGRPAGGISLPDYFRPTKYMTGSNANYFPLSEELGPDEMRISFCGSTPYPPREDQAGTCIMVELGNGKRFFFDFGSGCVRNIIAMQVPGQLINDIFISHLHVDHYADIPYIYPFRAWSGGYTPLRIHGPSGRTPELGTAGMVKGMQQMLKWHLEAFDVFPIGDGYEIEVNEFDFRQEGGIVYDEDGVTVRSWPRSHAKDGAVGYRLDWNGLSFVWTGDGRPDELSRKYGEGVDVFVTEMSGQDIGQLMTYKYGIPQDLFNYTIDTHHTSHYAVGKLFADTRPRLGMVTHYTQDEDIDAEMLAGIRAHYDGLFQWGLDVAVVNVTKDAIWYRKAALPGKSGTVPPFRELAAAAEAGRIELPDEITLPNPRLTRADQQDQKYRDMEIDPREYYPTDVFRAPGGDWPQDFTIKVSDVIGSRDED; this is encoded by the coding sequence ATGACCAAGGAAGACAATAGAAAAGACCAGGACGACAAACAGGTTCAGGCGTCAGATCAAATTGAAGACCCGTCGCGGCGGAGTGTTCTAAAGGGCTTGGCCACTGGAGCGGCTGCCACAGGGGCGGCTGGGTTTGCGGCAGGAACTGCCGAGGCCCACGAAGGAGGCGGCCCACTAGGAGAAACACTCAAGAACCCATATGGTGGTCGACCCGCAGGTGGCATATCATTGCCGGATTACTTCCGTCCTACGAAGTACATGACCGGTTCAAATGCGAACTATTTTCCGCTTAGTGAGGAGTTGGGGCCAGATGAGATGCGCATCTCATTCTGCGGCTCAACACCATATCCGCCGCGCGAAGATCAGGCGGGTACTTGTATCATGGTGGAGTTGGGGAATGGAAAACGGTTCTTCTTCGACTTTGGGTCCGGTTGTGTCCGCAACATCATTGCGATGCAAGTGCCTGGGCAGTTGATCAACGACATCTTCATCTCTCACCTGCATGTCGACCATTATGCTGACATTCCGTATATTTACCCCTTCCGTGCCTGGTCGGGTGGCTACACGCCACTACGCATCCATGGGCCGTCAGGTCGAACGCCCGAGCTTGGCACAGCCGGAATGGTCAAAGGCATGCAACAGATGCTCAAATGGCATCTGGAGGCCTTTGATGTTTTCCCGATTGGGGACGGCTACGAGATCGAAGTCAATGAATTCGATTTCCGCCAAGAAGGTGGTATTGTTTATGACGAAGACGGGGTGACTGTTCGGTCTTGGCCGCGAAGTCATGCCAAGGACGGTGCGGTTGGTTATCGGCTCGATTGGAATGGTCTGAGCTTTGTTTGGACCGGCGATGGTCGCCCAGATGAGCTTTCACGAAAATACGGCGAAGGCGTTGATGTCTTTGTAACCGAAATGTCGGGGCAGGATATTGGTCAGTTGATGACCTACAAATACGGTATCCCACAAGATCTCTTTAACTACACTATCGATACGCATCACACCTCCCACTATGCCGTGGGTAAGCTCTTTGCTGACACAAGGCCGCGTTTGGGAATGGTGACACACTATACCCAGGATGAAGACATCGACGCTGAAATGCTGGCTGGTATTCGCGCCCACTATGACGGTCTGTTCCAATGGGGTCTCGATGTAGCCGTTGTGAACGTGACCAAGGATGCAATCTGGTACAGGAAAGCTGCACTGCCCGGAAAATCCGGTACAGTGCCACCATTTCGTGAACTGGCTGCGGCGGCCGAGGCCGGGCGTATTGAGCTTCCGGATGAAATCACATTACCGAACCCAAGACTCACTCGCGCAGACCAGCAAGATCAGAAGTATCGAGATATGGAGATCGATCCACGCGAATACTACCCAACTGACGTTTTCCGAGCACCCGGCGGAGACTGGCCGCAGGACTTTACCATCAAAGTTTCGGATGTAATCGGCTCGCGTGATGAAGACTGA
- a CDS encoding tetratricopeptide repeat protein, giving the protein MTLNKSNDLPINQQVGQPSPELIREALSRIVSSDGFQASPRLTQFLTYIVEETLSGRSAQIRGKAIAVEVYGRRIDGTGGQNLVRVEARRLRRLLHQFYEDHWDGNGVRIFVDPGGYKPRFSYESTIEDRTSSELKSDNPVGRWRSRQLLPAGLGVVALVAVLGIWMSQDNREVVPTTRSIEKAERVALGEQSLTRLQAANIADQARGMFFPVFDVKRQQIALGMFQHAMELDPALSDGYAGSAQVLAILAVLSPDESQRDDFSNQASEMSEKALQLSPADAWANSANGWVLAVKNQPNEALKYARMSVELAPNDGHILDLAGITAILANAPEFSAEVSNPDRPKSGSGRFGARNIWGVSQLMLGNYENVVEAFQGAPAAGAPVSAPSLLFQAVAHDQLGNSEEARRLVAEMRRTWPEFPSEFLADRIFHNDINTRNIILETLSRY; this is encoded by the coding sequence TTGACATTGAACAAGTCAAACGATTTGCCAATAAATCAACAAGTTGGCCAACCTTCTCCGGAACTCATCCGGGAAGCTCTGAGTCGAATTGTATCAAGCGACGGGTTTCAAGCTTCACCCCGACTCACGCAGTTTCTCACCTATATAGTCGAGGAAACTCTATCTGGTCGAAGCGCTCAGATTAGAGGCAAAGCTATCGCTGTTGAGGTCTATGGGCGGCGCATAGATGGTACTGGTGGTCAAAACCTGGTTCGCGTTGAGGCTAGGCGACTGCGTCGCCTTTTACATCAGTTCTACGAAGATCACTGGGACGGCAACGGGGTTCGCATTTTTGTTGATCCCGGCGGATACAAGCCGCGGTTTTCATACGAATCTACAATCGAAGACCGTACATCAAGTGAACTGAAGAGCGACAATCCAGTTGGCCGTTGGCGTTCGCGGCAACTGCTGCCTGCTGGACTAGGTGTTGTTGCATTAGTCGCTGTGCTTGGCATCTGGATGAGCCAGGATAACAGGGAGGTTGTGCCGACAACTCGATCCATCGAGAAAGCAGAACGCGTGGCGCTTGGTGAACAATCATTGACGAGACTCCAGGCGGCCAACATTGCAGACCAAGCCCGAGGCATGTTTTTTCCCGTTTTTGATGTCAAACGTCAGCAGATAGCACTAGGAATGTTCCAGCACGCGATGGAACTCGACCCGGCTCTGTCCGACGGCTATGCCGGATCAGCGCAGGTCCTGGCGATCTTGGCGGTGTTGTCGCCGGATGAATCACAAAGGGATGATTTCTCCAATCAAGCTTCAGAAATGTCTGAAAAAGCGCTTCAATTGTCCCCGGCCGACGCCTGGGCAAACAGCGCAAATGGTTGGGTGCTGGCTGTCAAAAACCAGCCAAACGAGGCATTGAAATACGCAAGGATGTCGGTCGAGCTGGCGCCGAATGATGGCCATATTCTCGACCTTGCAGGTATCACCGCCATCTTGGCTAACGCCCCGGAATTTTCTGCCGAGGTTAGCAACCCGGATAGACCCAAATCAGGATCCGGGAGGTTTGGTGCGAGAAACATCTGGGGCGTCTCGCAACTTATGCTCGGGAACTACGAAAATGTTGTTGAAGCTTTTCAGGGAGCGCCAGCTGCTGGAGCGCCAGTAAGTGCTCCTTCGCTCTTGTTCCAAGCCGTTGCGCACGATCAGTTGGGAAATTCAGAAGAAGCAAGACGGCTCGTTGCTGAAATGCGCAGGACATGGCCTGAGTTTCCATCCGAGTTTCTCGCCGATAGAATTTTCCACAACGACATCAATACGCGGAATATAATACTGGAGACGTTAAGTAGATACTGA
- a CDS encoding NAD-dependent epimerase/dehydratase family protein, with protein sequence MTVLITGDAGYVDSHIAWEFLDQGDSVVILDNLMTGVCENLPESAVFVEACIGDEKVIAEPHSGIHTILVIDLPIALGKCQKFCSF encoded by the coding sequence GTGACTGTTCTCATCACCGGAGACGCTGGCTACGTCGACAGCCATATCGCCTGGGAGTTTCTGGACCAAGGCGATTCTGTCGTGATCCTTGACAACTTGATGACGGGTGTCTGTGAAAATCTACCAGAATCGGCAGTTTTTGTTGAAGCTTGCATTGGTGATGAAAAGGTAATTGCAGAACCACATTCTGGCATCCACACCATCCTGGTAATTGACCTCCCGATTGCGTTGGGAAAATGTCAAAAATTTTGTTCTTTTTGA
- a CDS encoding NTP transferase domain-containing protein: MADVAAILLAAGLSRRMGAQNKLLLPIDGVPMIRRVAMAYLGAIDTDLTVVTGHEASAVRRALSGLAVSLVHNANFTSGQQSSVATGLHCAPDAYLLLIGLGDQPLLTTQDLQYLIAAHVAGDATKVTIPVHNGARGNPITIPQLLRRRLLENPARPGCLGFTRDHPEHVQAAKLPSPGFYTDVDTPDDYATHLETANEPIS, translated from the coding sequence ATGGCTGATGTTGCCGCGATCCTTCTGGCCGCCGGTCTTTCCCGTCGCATGGGGGCGCAAAACAAGCTGCTGTTACCAATAGACGGCGTGCCGATGATCCGCCGGGTAGCCATGGCTTACTTAGGTGCCATTGATACTGACCTGACGGTGGTAACAGGACATGAGGCGAGCGCCGTGCGCCGGGCATTATCAGGGCTAGCTGTTTCTTTGGTTCACAATGCAAACTTCACCAGCGGCCAGCAGAGCTCGGTTGCCACGGGATTGCATTGTGCACCTGACGCCTATCTGCTTCTGATCGGCTTGGGTGATCAGCCGCTATTGACCACTCAGGATCTGCAATATCTGATTGCCGCTCACGTTGCAGGTGATGCGACTAAAGTGACGATACCTGTCCATAACGGCGCACGAGGCAATCCAATTACTATCCCGCAGCTATTGCGCCGGCGATTGCTGGAAAACCCCGCACGCCCCGGCTGCTTGGGCTTCACGCGCGATCATCCCGAACATGTACAAGCCGCTAAGCTGCCATCGCCAGGGTTCTACACCGATGTCGATACCCCGGATGACTATGCGACCCATTTGGAAACCGCGAACGAGCCGATCTCATGA
- a CDS encoding VWA domain-containing protein: MSRVSKFAARDPGPAARVAGFIAHLRQNGLRLGVAEAELALRALGEVNAAVPNESRRALRAICTGCKDEAERFDSLFDSFWMDSGRVKQRAVPKAQSALSDNVHSSRQAKGQDMGASGSAIAPDSGDGEADSDGTGKLIATQQRNLSRRDLRDLVRADDIAEAEAVARRIGAALRDRRSRRRIAARKGDRLHFRKTIRLSLATGGEPLQLLRKSRPDRSRKIVALCDVSGSMSVYAQVFLAFLAGLMRADKDADAYLFHTRLVRITEALRDKDALRAIGRMSLMADGFGGGSKIGPSLQRFADTYARRFVDGRSVVVILSDGYDTEPPAILAAALEKLRKRGCKIIWLNPLKGWSDYAPVAGGMAAALPYLDLFQPANTLADLAALEPKLVTL, translated from the coding sequence ATGAGCCGGGTTTCCAAATTTGCGGCGCGTGATCCGGGGCCAGCGGCCCGTGTTGCCGGGTTCATTGCGCATTTGCGCCAGAACGGCCTGCGCCTAGGTGTGGCAGAGGCAGAGCTTGCCTTGCGTGCCCTCGGCGAGGTCAATGCCGCTGTCCCGAATGAAAGCCGTCGCGCGTTACGGGCCATCTGCACAGGATGCAAGGATGAGGCCGAACGGTTCGACAGCCTCTTCGATAGTTTTTGGATGGATTCCGGTCGGGTGAAGCAAAGGGCCGTGCCCAAGGCGCAGTCTGCGCTCAGCGATAACGTGCATTCCTCTCGTCAAGCCAAGGGTCAGGATATGGGCGCATCGGGCAGCGCCATCGCTCCTGATTCCGGTGACGGCGAAGCCGACAGCGATGGCACCGGTAAACTTATCGCAACTCAGCAACGCAATCTCAGCCGCCGCGATCTGCGTGATCTGGTCCGCGCGGATGATATCGCAGAGGCCGAAGCAGTTGCGCGTCGCATCGGTGCCGCTTTGCGCGATCGACGTTCGCGCCGTCGGATCGCCGCCCGCAAAGGCGACCGCCTGCATTTTCGCAAGACCATTCGCCTGAGCCTTGCGACAGGAGGGGAACCTCTGCAGCTCTTGCGCAAGTCTCGCCCTGATCGCAGCCGCAAAATCGTAGCGCTTTGCGATGTATCGGGATCGATGAGCGTCTATGCGCAAGTTTTTCTTGCTTTTCTCGCTGGGCTGATGCGCGCTGACAAAGATGCCGACGCTTATCTTTTTCACACACGGCTGGTACGCATCACTGAAGCATTGCGCGACAAAGACGCACTGCGTGCAATTGGTCGGATGTCGCTGATGGCAGATGGCTTCGGCGGTGGATCAAAGATCGGGCCATCGTTGCAACGCTTTGCCGATACCTATGCGCGGCGCTTTGTAGATGGCCGGTCTGTCGTAGTGATCTTGTCGGACGGCTATGATACTGAGCCACCCGCAATCCTGGCAGCAGCGCTTGAGAAGCTGAGAAAACGCGGCTGTAAGATCATCTGGCTCAATCCATTGAAGGGCTGGAGCGACTACGCGCCCGTAGCTGGCGGAATGGCTGCGGCCTTGCCTTATCTCGACCTTTTTCAACCGGCCAACACCCTTGCCGATCTTGCCGCCCTGGAACCAAAATTGGTGACGCTATGA
- a CDS encoding GTP-binding protein, with amino-acid sequence MIEFGSTSAIPVTILTGFLGAGKTTLLNRILTGNHGLRVAVLVNDFGSINVDADLVVGLEDDVMSLANGCVCCSIRDDLIETVEAVLARPEKPEYIVLEASGVSDPSSIAMTFTDQRFRDMIRLDSLMCLVDAEQLFAAPEQMELKLRQIAFSDMIILNKVDLVDRATVQKVHDWLGSRFRRYRLVEAVNADVPLDILLSVGRFAAEQLETEIPDHHEHGPDCGCHHSDHSDSFSTTMMKAERPISLSSLRSAIRKLPGDVYRLKGFVFSEEDPDHRILVQVVGKRMDIARDGAWGDRKPETRLVAIGAPGALSEDVLSDTLMETV; translated from the coding sequence ATGATTGAATTTGGTTCGACTTCTGCGATCCCTGTTACGATCCTTACCGGCTTTCTTGGAGCCGGTAAGACGACACTTTTGAACCGGATCCTTACCGGCAATCACGGATTGCGAGTGGCAGTTCTGGTGAATGACTTTGGATCAATAAACGTAGACGCCGACTTGGTGGTTGGCCTCGAAGATGATGTGATGAGCTTGGCTAATGGGTGCGTTTGCTGCTCGATACGAGATGATTTGATCGAAACGGTAGAAGCTGTTCTCGCTCGGCCTGAGAAACCGGAATACATCGTCCTTGAAGCAAGCGGAGTGTCGGATCCATCGTCAATCGCGATGACGTTTACGGATCAACGGTTCCGGGACATGATCCGCTTGGACAGCCTTATGTGTCTTGTCGATGCGGAACAGCTATTTGCTGCGCCAGAACAAATGGAACTGAAGCTTCGTCAAATTGCGTTCTCGGACATGATTATTTTGAACAAGGTTGATCTTGTCGACAGGGCCACAGTTCAGAAGGTGCACGACTGGCTTGGCTCTCGCTTCCGTCGCTATCGTCTTGTCGAAGCTGTAAACGCAGACGTCCCTCTGGACATACTTCTTTCAGTCGGTCGCTTTGCCGCCGAACAGCTCGAAACAGAAATACCCGATCATCACGAACATGGGCCAGATTGTGGTTGCCACCACTCTGATCACTCAGACAGCTTCTCAACAACTATGATGAAAGCTGAACGCCCAATAAGCCTGTCTTCCCTCCGGAGTGCAATTCGGAAGCTTCCGGGCGACGTTTATCGCCTCAAGGGTTTTGTTTTCAGCGAGGAGGATCCAGATCATCGCATTCTTGTTCAGGTGGTTGGAAAACGAATGGACATCGCACGGGATGGTGCTTGGGGTGACCGCAAACCCGAAACAAGGCTTGTCGCAATAGGCGCACCGGGGGCGCTCTCCGAGGATGTGCTTTCGGACACGCTTATGGAGACAGTCTGA
- a CDS encoding transporter, with protein MNLSLLRCSILAGIGALSGTAWAESQEEELAKQLANPVAALISVPFQLNYDQNLGADGNGSRWILNVQPVIPFELTDDWNLISRTILPIASIDGSFPGSGSENGLGDTVQSLFLSPKKPSAGGWIWGAGPVFLLPTSTDNSLGLGAWGAGVTGVALKQQGPWTYGGLTNHIWDIDGDTDISQTFLQPFISYTNSNAWTFTINTESTYDWENKQWSVPINGVVTKVTQLGDQLISVGGGIRYSADGPDNGPEGWGVRLVATLLFPK; from the coding sequence ATGAACCTAAGTTTGCTACGCTGCTCCATACTTGCCGGGATTGGTGCCCTTTCTGGTACTGCGTGGGCAGAGTCCCAGGAAGAAGAACTAGCAAAGCAACTTGCTAACCCAGTGGCTGCTCTCATTAGTGTGCCATTCCAGCTGAATTATGATCAGAATTTGGGTGCCGACGGAAATGGTTCGCGTTGGATATTGAACGTACAACCGGTTATTCCGTTTGAGCTTACGGACGATTGGAACCTCATATCCCGAACAATTCTCCCAATTGCCTCTATAGATGGTAGCTTTCCGGGTTCTGGATCCGAGAATGGGCTAGGAGATACTGTTCAAAGCTTATTTCTTTCGCCCAAAAAACCAAGTGCGGGCGGTTGGATCTGGGGGGCTGGACCTGTTTTTCTGCTGCCAACGTCGACAGATAACAGCTTAGGTCTCGGAGCGTGGGGTGCAGGAGTTACCGGCGTGGCACTCAAACAGCAGGGTCCGTGGACATATGGTGGCCTGACAAATCACATCTGGGACATTGATGGTGATACCGACATCAGTCAGACGTTCTTACAGCCATTTATTTCCTACACAAATTCGAACGCGTGGACGTTCACGATTAACACTGAGTCCACCTACGATTGGGAAAACAAACAATGGTCTGTGCCAATCAACGGTGTTGTCACCAAAGTTACCCAACTCGGGGATCAACTTATCAGCGTAGGCGGGGGGATACGCTATTCGGCCGACGGCCCCGATAATGGGCCCGAAGGTTGGGGCGTGAGACTTGTAGCTACCTTGCTGTTTCCCAAATAG
- a CDS encoding MoxR family ATPase — protein MTWTDLQSALEGQGYVASDDLAVALHLALTLERPLLLEGAAGVGKTEVARTLSDARDTKLLRLQCYEGLDAAQAIYEWNYQRQLLTIRAAAEDGETGKSVEERIFSRDFLLERPLLAAITQDTPPVLLIDEIDRADVEFEAYLLEVLADYQVTVPELGTITASSKPIVILTSNGTRDLSDALRRRCLYTYVDYPDRQTELAILKARCPAIEARLGAQVVGFVQKLREEELEKTPGIAEMLDFAAALMGLGIADLTDDPTVLHSTLTTLLKTQSDQAQITAEVAARIAGKAA, from the coding sequence ATGACCTGGACCGATTTACAATCCGCTCTTGAAGGGCAGGGCTATGTCGCATCCGACGACCTAGCAGTTGCTCTCCATTTGGCGCTGACGTTGGAGCGGCCCCTTCTTCTGGAGGGCGCCGCAGGCGTAGGTAAGACAGAGGTTGCGCGCACCCTGAGCGATGCGCGCGACACCAAGTTGCTCCGACTGCAATGCTATGAGGGGCTTGACGCCGCTCAGGCCATCTACGAATGGAACTACCAGCGGCAATTGCTGACGATCCGCGCCGCCGCCGAAGATGGTGAGACGGGCAAAAGCGTTGAGGAGCGTATTTTTTCCCGTGATTTCCTGTTGGAACGCCCTCTATTGGCCGCCATTACCCAGGACACGCCGCCTGTTTTGTTGATTGACGAAATTGACCGCGCTGATGTGGAATTCGAAGCCTACTTGCTGGAAGTTCTGGCCGACTATCAAGTGACTGTCCCAGAACTCGGCACCATCACGGCCTCTAGCAAGCCGATCGTGATCCTGACCTCAAACGGCACACGCGATCTATCCGATGCACTGCGTCGTCGCTGCCTATACACCTATGTCGATTATCCGGACCGACAGACAGAACTTGCAATCCTCAAAGCCCGCTGCCCCGCGATTGAGGCGCGTCTTGGCGCGCAAGTCGTAGGCTTTGTACAAAAGCTTCGCGAGGAGGAACTGGAAAAGACGCCCGGCATCGCTGAGATGCTCGATTTTGCTGCCGCCTTGATGGGACTCGGGATTGCGGATCTGACCGACGATCCAACCGTGTTGCACTCCACCTTAACCACGCTGCTGAAAACTCAAAGCGATCAGGCACAGATCACCGCTGAAGTCGCGGCCCGCATCGCGGGGAAGGCCGCATGA
- a CDS encoding XdhC family protein, producing MSPAEILDTDLADAAQDLRDRQEPFAFATIVRTAGATAAKPGAKALLSADGTILHGWLGGGCTRGAVKRAAVEALRSGQPQLVSVAPEELLEEMGVIAGDEIDGTRFARNGCPSKGTVDIFIEPCLPMPELVVLGASPVAQALSSLAPQFHWSVSGTTSADTTCNRRRFVVIATQGQGDLDALKSVLTDLPDYVAFVGSARKFATLAEKLKTAGITPEAINTVHAPAGLDLGAVTPEEIALSILAQLVRVRRQTVGLADG from the coding sequence ATGAGTCCGGCAGAGATCCTAGACACGGACCTTGCCGATGCGGCACAAGACCTGCGTGACCGGCAAGAACCTTTCGCCTTCGCGACAATCGTGCGCACTGCGGGGGCGACGGCGGCCAAGCCGGGTGCTAAAGCGCTGCTCAGCGCGGACGGGACAATCCTGCATGGATGGCTTGGTGGCGGATGCACGCGTGGCGCGGTCAAACGCGCTGCGGTAGAGGCTTTGCGCTCCGGTCAGCCGCAACTGGTTTCTGTCGCGCCCGAGGAACTCCTGGAAGAAATGGGCGTGATAGCGGGGGATGAGATCGACGGGACGCGCTTTGCGCGCAATGGTTGCCCGTCAAAAGGCACCGTCGACATTTTTATCGAGCCCTGTTTGCCAATGCCCGAACTTGTCGTGCTTGGCGCATCCCCTGTGGCCCAAGCGCTTAGTTCCCTGGCACCGCAATTCCACTGGTCTGTTTCTGGCACCACGTCGGCTGATACGACGTGCAATCGACGCCGCTTCGTTGTCATTGCGACGCAAGGCCAAGGAGATCTGGACGCGCTCAAATCCGTACTGACAGATTTGCCCGACTATGTTGCCTTCGTCGGAAGCGCTCGGAAATTCGCGACACTGGCTGAAAAACTAAAGACCGCCGGCATAACGCCCGAGGCCATCAACACCGTCCACGCCCCGGCGGGTCTGGACCTGGGGGCGGTCACGCCCGAGGAAATAGCGCTGTCGATCCTTGCGCAGTTAGTCCGTGTCAGACGGCAGACTGTGGGGCTTGCCGATGGCTGA
- a CDS encoding CoxG family protein — protein sequence MELNDEIIINAPKDRVYAALNDPEVLKQCIPGCEELIKHSDTELEAKVLLKVGPVKARFGGNVTLDQTGAPDAFSLSGQGNGGTAGHAKGGADVTLSADGDKTILRYEAKAEIGGKLAQLGSRLIQSTAKKLAGKFFKSFADVVNERAMI from the coding sequence ATGGAACTGAACGACGAAATCATCATCAACGCCCCGAAAGATCGCGTCTATGCGGCACTGAATGATCCCGAGGTGTTGAAACAATGCATCCCGGGTTGTGAAGAACTAATCAAGCATTCTGATACTGAACTGGAGGCCAAGGTCTTGCTTAAAGTAGGGCCCGTAAAGGCGCGGTTCGGAGGCAATGTCACCCTGGACCAGACCGGCGCCCCTGATGCATTCTCTCTGTCTGGTCAGGGCAATGGTGGTACCGCTGGTCATGCAAAGGGTGGCGCAGATGTGACGCTGAGTGCAGACGGCGACAAAACGATCCTGCGCTATGAAGCCAAGGCCGAGATTGGCGGAAAACTGGCTCAGCTCGGCAGTCGTTTGATCCAGAGCACAGCCAAGAAGCTCGCAGGAAAATTCTTCAAGTCCTTCGCTGATGTAGTGAATGAACGCGCGATGATTTGA